In the Rhizobium sp. SSA_523 genome, AGCAAGTCCGTGCGCGACCTGCCACGGGCAAGGGCCTTGCTGCTCGGCCCTGCCAGGGCTTGACGTGGCGGCCGGCGAAGGGGGCTGGGGCAGGCATGATCCGGAATGGATCGCTTGCACTGCACCATGTGCCATTTTGGTTCGGGACCGGGCCCTCAAAGCTCTTGCGCCCGGACCCCGCCTGCGCTAGTCACGGCTTGTTGCAATGCACGTTCGCTTGCCGCGCATTCGCTTTCGTGCCGCCCGGCACTGCTTGGCAAGCAGGGATCGAATACCATGACAGAACTTCTCAGTTCCTATGTTCCGATTGCGATCTTCATAGGCATCGCCCTCGTGATCGGCCTGGCGCTTCTGATCGCGCCTTTCGCCGTGGCCTACAAGGCGCCCGATTCGGAAAAGCTGTCCGCTTACGAATGCGGCTTCAATGCCTTCGACGATGCGCGCATGAAGTTCGACATTCGTTTTTATCTCGTGTCGATCCTCTTCATCATTTTCGATCTGGAAGTGGCGTTCCTCTTCCCCTGGGCTGTGTCCTTCGGGGAAATCGGCTGGTTCGGCTTCTGGTCCATGATGGTCTTCCTCGGGGTTCTGACCATCGGCTTTATCTATGAATGGAAGAAAGGAGCGCTGGAATGGGAGTAGTGGATCATTCTACAACCCTTATGGCGCCGCAGCCCAAGGGCATCATCGATCCCCGCACGGGCAAGCCAATCGGCAGCGACGACGCTTTCTTCGGCGAGATCAACAATGAGCTCGCCGACAAGGGTTTTCTGGTCACCTCGACCGACGAACTGATCAACTGGGCCCGGACGGGCTCACTGATGTGGATGACCTTCGGTCTGGCCTGCTGCGCCGTCGAAATGATGCAGCTTTCCATGCCGCGCTATGACGTCGAGCGCTTCGGCTTTGCGCCGCGCGCCAGCCCACGCCAGTCGGACGTGATGATCGTTGCCGGTACGCTGACCAACAAGATGGCGCCCGCGCTGCGCAAGGTCTATGACCAGATGCCGGAGCCGCGCTACGTCATCTCGATGGGATCCTGCGCCAATGGCGGCGGCTATTATCACTATTCCTATGCGGTGGTGCGCGGTTGCGATCGCGTCGTGCCGGTGGATATCTATGTTCCCGGCTGTCCCCCCACGGCGGAGGCGCTGCTTTACGGCGTGCTTCTGCTGCAGAAGAAGATCCGCCGGACCGGCACGATCGAGCGATAAGGGCGAGGACGGACAATGAGTGAAGCCCTGAACGAATTCGCCGCCTACCTGGCCGAGGCTCGCCCCGGCCTGGTTCAGACCGCGACGATCGCCTATGGCGAACTGACCCTGACGACCGACCCGGACCGGCTGCTTGAATTGCTGACCTTCCTGCGCGACGACGTGCAGTGCGGCTTCGTCAACATGATCGATGTCTGCGGCGTCGACTGGCCGCAGCGGGAACGCCGTTTCGACGTGGTCTACCACCTCCTGTCGCCCCGCCAGAACATGCGGGTGCGCGTGAAGGTGGAGACGGCGGAAGACGTGGCCATTCCCTCGGCCTGTTCCGTCTATCCGGGTGCCGACTGGTTCGAGCGCGAGGCCTGGGACCTGTACGGCATCATGTTCACCGGCCATCCGGACCTGCGCCGCATTCTCACCGATTATGGTTTCGAAGGGCATCCGCTGCGCAAGGATTTCCCGCTCACCGGCTTTGTCGAAGTGCGGTACGACGACAGCGCCAAGCGGGTCGTTTACGAGCCGGTCAATCTCAGGCAGGAATTCCGCAGCTTCGACTTCCTCAGTCCCTGGGAAGGCACGGATTACGTGCTGCCGGGGGATGAGAAGGCCGCGAAGTAGGCTTCGGGCAATAGGCAATAGGCAATAGGCAATAGCCAGTGGGTAATGCCGGTAGGCAGTAGGAAAAACAACAGGGAGCAGTCAGACGACAATCAACTCCTACCGTGATCTGAAGGTGTGGCAACGCGCTATGGATCTGGCGGTTGAGAGCTATGAGCTTACGAGGAGCTTTCCGGCGAGCGAGGCCTACGGGTTGAACTCCCAGATCAAAAGGGCAGCCACTTCTGTCCCGGCGAACATAGCGGAAGGCTACGGTCGACATTCGACAGGTGCATATGTCCAGCACCTGAAGATCGCTCAGGGTTCTCTCAAGGAATTGGAAACGCATTTGCTCCTGAGTGTTCGCCTCAGCTTGGTCCCGGAAAGTCGCTTGAAGAACGCGATGATGCTGGCCGAGGAAATCGGGAAAATGCTGTGGTCGCTGATCCGCAGCTTACAGGATGAACGGAATGGTCGCACGAGTGATGAAAAGCCCTAATGGCTATTGCCTACTGGCTAATGCCTCGATGCGCGGAGCGCGCCAATGACTGAACACAACGTCCGCAATTTCAACATCAACTTCGGCCCGCAGCATCCTGCGGCGCACGGGGTTCTGCGTCTGGTTCTCGAACTGGACGGGGAAATCGTCGAGCGCGTGGATCCGCATATCGGTCTCCTGCATCGCGGCACCGAAAAGCTGATCGAGGCCAAGACCTATCTCCAGGCGCTTCCCTATTTCGACCGGCTGGATTACGTCGCGCCGATGAACCAGGAACATGCCTATTGCCTGGCGGTGGAAAAGCTGCTCGGCATCACGGTTCCGATCCGCGGCCAGTTGATCCGCGTTCTGTATTCGGAAATCGGGCGCATCCTGTCGCATCTGCTCAACGTCACCACGCAGGCCATGGACGTCGGCGCGCTCACGCCGCCGCTCTGGGGCTTCGAGGAACGCGAAAAGCTGATGGTGTTTTATGAGCGGGCGTCCGGTTCGCGCATGCACGCCGCCTATTTCCGCCCCGGCGGGGTTCACCAGGACCTGCCGCACGAACTGGTCGAGGATATCGGCAAGTGGTGCGATGCCTTCCCGCGGGCGCTCGACGACATTCACGGCCTGATCACCGACAACCGCATCTTCAAGCAGCGCAATGTCGATATCGGCGTGGTGAAGCTGGAAGACGCCTGGGCCTGGGGCTTCTCCGGCGTGATGGTGCGCGGTTCCGGCGCGAAATGGGACCTGCGCAAGTCGCAGCCCTATGAATGCTATGCCGACCTCGATTTCGATATCGCCATCGGCAAGAATGGCGATTGCTACGACCGCTATCTGATCCGCATGATCGAGATGGCCGAGTCGGTGAAGATCATGAAGCAGTGCGTCAATCGCCTTCTGTCGGATGCCAAGACCGGCCCGGTCTCGTCGATCGACGGCAAGATCGTGCCGCCGAAGCGTGGCGAGATGAAACGCTCCATGGAAGCGCTCATCCACCACTTCAAGCTCTATACCGAGGGCTTCCACGTGCCGGAAGGCGAGGTCTATGCCGCCGTCGAGGCGCCGAAGGGCGAGTTCGGCGTGTATCTGGTCTCTGATGGCACCAACAAGCCCTATCGGTGCAAGATCCGGGCGCCGGGCTATGCGCATCTGCAGTCGATGGACTTCATGTGCCGTGGCCACCAGCTTGCCGACGTGTCGGCGATCCTTGGTTCGCTTGACATCGTGTTTGGCGAGGTGGACCGCTGATGCGTGGCGTCGCTCTCGCCCTGTTGGGATTCTGTCTCGCCTCTGCGGCCAATGCCCAGAGCCTGAACGGCAGCGTCCAGACGGAGCGGGGCGCCGACGCCACCATGGCGGAACTTCTCGTCCGGGAGTATGAAATCAAATCTGCCGTGCCCAATGGATCGAAGCTGATCGTCTTCATGCAGAAGGGCACGTCTGCTTATGCCTGCGAATTCGTCAATGTCGCGAAGACGCGTTGTGCATCGATCAATTGATAAGGCGTGAGAAAGAATGTCCGTTCGTCGACTAGCCGAAGATCAGTTCCAGCCGGGCGCCTTTGCCTTCACTGCGGATAACGCAGCCTGGGCAGAGGCGACAATCCGGAAATATCCGGAAGGCCGCCAGCAATCGGCGGTCATTCCGCTGCTGATGCGCGCCCAGGAGCAGGATGGCTGGGTCACCCGGGCCGCCATCGAATTTGTCGCGCAGAAGCTGGCAATGCCCTATATCCGCGTGCTGGAGGTGGCGACCTTCTACACCCAGTTCCAGCTGAAGCCGATCGGCACCCGGGCGCATGTCCAGGTTTGCGGAACGACCCCTTGCATGCTGAGAGGCTCCGAGGCGCTGATGGATGTCTGCAGGCGCAAGATCCACCACGAGCCCTTCGAGCGCAATGCCAGCGGCACGCTGTCCTGGGAAGAGGTGGAATGTCAGGGCGCCTGCGTCAATGCGCCGATGGTCATGATCTTCAAGGACGCCTATGAAGACCTGACGCCGGAGCGTCTGGAAGAGATCATCGATGCTTTCGATGCAGGCAAGGGGGCGCAGGTGAAGACCGGCCCGCAGATCGACCGAGTGACATCCGCACCGGAAGGCGGTCCGAAGACGCTTCTGGAAGAGGTCAAGCCTGTCCGCACCAATCTGGAAGCGCAGCCGGAGGCGCCGGCCGCCTCGGTCCCGCCGGCGGAAGCCGGCCGGCCGAAGGACACGGCCGCTGAGACCAA is a window encoding:
- a CDS encoding four helix bundle protein — its product is MDLAVESYELTRSFPASEAYGLNSQIKRAATSVPANIAEGYGRHSTGAYVQHLKIAQGSLKELETHLLLSVRLSLVPESRLKNAMMLAEEIGKMLWSLIRSLQDERNGRTSDEKP
- a CDS encoding NADH-quinone oxidoreductase subunit A, with amino-acid sequence MTELLSSYVPIAIFIGIALVIGLALLIAPFAVAYKAPDSEKLSAYECGFNAFDDARMKFDIRFYLVSILFIIFDLEVAFLFPWAVSFGEIGWFGFWSMMVFLGVLTIGFIYEWKKGALEWE
- a CDS encoding NADH-quinone oxidoreductase subunit D; the encoded protein is MTEHNVRNFNINFGPQHPAAHGVLRLVLELDGEIVERVDPHIGLLHRGTEKLIEAKTYLQALPYFDRLDYVAPMNQEHAYCLAVEKLLGITVPIRGQLIRVLYSEIGRILSHLLNVTTQAMDVGALTPPLWGFEEREKLMVFYERASGSRMHAAYFRPGGVHQDLPHELVEDIGKWCDAFPRALDDIHGLITDNRIFKQRNVDIGVVKLEDAWAWGFSGVMVRGSGAKWDLRKSQPYECYADLDFDIAIGKNGDCYDRYLIRMIEMAESVKIMKQCVNRLLSDAKTGPVSSIDGKIVPPKRGEMKRSMEALIHHFKLYTEGFHVPEGEVYAAVEAPKGEFGVYLVSDGTNKPYRCKIRAPGYAHLQSMDFMCRGHQLADVSAILGSLDIVFGEVDR
- a CDS encoding NADH-quinone oxidoreductase subunit B family protein, with protein sequence MGVVDHSTTLMAPQPKGIIDPRTGKPIGSDDAFFGEINNELADKGFLVTSTDELINWARTGSLMWMTFGLACCAVEMMQLSMPRYDVERFGFAPRASPRQSDVMIVAGTLTNKMAPALRKVYDQMPEPRYVISMGSCANGGGYYHYSYAVVRGCDRVVPVDIYVPGCPPTAEALLYGVLLLQKKIRRTGTIER
- a CDS encoding NADH-quinone oxidoreductase subunit C, coding for MSEALNEFAAYLAEARPGLVQTATIAYGELTLTTDPDRLLELLTFLRDDVQCGFVNMIDVCGVDWPQRERRFDVVYHLLSPRQNMRVRVKVETAEDVAIPSACSVYPGADWFEREAWDLYGIMFTGHPDLRRILTDYGFEGHPLRKDFPLTGFVEVRYDDSAKRVVYEPVNLRQEFRSFDFLSPWEGTDYVLPGDEKAAK